The DNA segment CCGGTACTCACCGCGGAGCAGCTCGCCGAAGCCGTCGTGGAAGTCGCCCAGGACCCCGGCAAGGATGCGGAGTACCGGGTCGGCGGTACCGGACTGCACCCGATCAGCTGAGCCACCGCCCAGCGAGGACATCACCGCACCGAGGAGAGGCCGCCATGCCGTCGGACGCCGAGTTCGCCACCCTGACCGAGCCGTTCAGGCCGGAGCTGCTCGCGCACTGCTACCGGATCCTCGGCTCGATCCACGACGCCGAGGACCTGGTGCAGGAGACCTACCTGCGAGCCTGGCGCGCGTTCGACCGGTTCGAGGGCCGCTCCTCGGTGCGGCGCTGGCTGTACAAGATCGCCACCATGGCCTGCCTGACCGCGCTGGGAACACGCTCCCGGCGGCCGCTCCCGTCAGGGCTCGGCGCGCCCTCGGGCGACCACCGGGTGGCCATGGCTCCCCGCGAGACGTCGGTGGCATGGCTCCAGCCGGCCCCCGACGCGCTGGTCGGCGCCGACGACCCGGCTGCCGTGGTGGCCCGGCGGACCGGCGTGCGGCTCGCCTTCATCGCCGCACTCCAACTGCTGTCCGCCCGGCAGCGGGCCGTGCTGACGTTGCGCGACGTGCTGGCGTTCCGGACGGCCGAGGTCGCCGAGATGCTGGACACGACGACCGCGGCCGTCGACAGCGCCCTCCGCCGCGCCAGGGCCCGCCTGGCCGAAGCCGGACCCGCGTGGGACGACCTGGCCGAGCCGGACGAGCAGACCCGGCGCACCCTCCTCGACGGCTACGTCGACGCTTTCACCCGGGCCGACCCCGACGCGCTGGTGCAACTGCTGCGGGCGGACGTCGAGATGGAGATGCCGCCGACCCCGACGTGGTTCACCGGCCGGCGGGCCGTCGTCGGATTCCTTGCCGCCCGGGTGCTGCACAGGGACCGGTGGCGCCTGGTGCCCACCCGCGCCAACGGCCAGCCCGCGCTCGCCGCCTACCAGCACGCGGGCGAGGGCCGGTACGAGGCGTACGGCGTCCAGGTCCTGACCCTGATCGGGCCCCGGATCGCCCGCATCACGGCGTTCAACGACCCCAGCCTCGTACCGACGTTCGGTCTCGCCCCGGCGCTGGGCCGCTCGATCCGGGCAGGTGACCTTGGCCCCGGTTCCCCAGCGCTCTGATACATCCGATGTAAGACCTCTGGAGGTCTTTGGAATCACGGTTCCCCCTCAAGAATTCCGCCTCCATTCGAATCATGGTCGAAGATCCCAGCCCTTCTGCCTGAAATTCATCGGATGAAAGACTTGACGGTGTTCAGTCAGAAGCGCCACAGTGGCGCTGGAGCCGCCGGGGAGCGACCCACGCCGGCCGGTACTCCGGCCGGTGCTCCCGGCCGCCCCCGGTGTGTACGACACCAACGGTGCACGAGCCGAGGCGCACGTCGAGAACATCACCTTCTGGAAGAAGCAGCGCGATCTCCACGCCCGGGCGCTCGGGTCCGTGCTCCACCCCACCCATCGGGTCGGCCCGCTCGCGCCCCTGGTGCGAGCGGCCG comes from the Streptomyces sp. TS71-3 genome and includes:
- a CDS encoding RNA polymerase subunit sigma-70, which codes for MSHRPARTSPHRGEAAMPSDAEFATLTEPFRPELLAHCYRILGSIHDAEDLVQETYLRAWRAFDRFEGRSSVRRWLYKIATMACLTALGTRSRRPLPSGLGAPSGDHRVAMAPRETSVAWLQPAPDALVGADDPAAVVARRTGVRLAFIAALQLLSARQRAVLTLRDVLAFRTAEVAEMLDTTTAAVDSALRRARARLAEAGPAWDDLAEPDEQTRRTLLDGYVDAFTRADPDALVQLLRADVEMEMPPTPTWFTGRRAVVGFLAARVLHRDRWRLVPTRANGQPALAAYQHAGEGRYEAYGVQVLTLIGPRIARITAFNDPSLVPTFGLAPALGRSIRAGDLGPGSPAL